A window of the Kineosporia corallincola genome harbors these coding sequences:
- a CDS encoding ROK family glucokinase: protein MELTIGVDVGGTKIAAGVVDADGRILERLRVPTPETVDEIDASIAEAVEQLRASESGGSVAAVGVAAAGFVNEHRTTVRFAPNIAWREHELADAVGKRVQLPVIVENDANAAAWAEFRFGAGRDATDVVTVTVGTGVGGGIVLDGKLIRGAFGMAAEIGHMRVVPNGRACGCGQTGCWEQYASGRALARSAFELAIRDPKAAAPLIEAAGGKIDGLVGSMITEVALAGDPAAIGLFAELGRWLGEGVAALANVLDPAVVVIGGGVAEVGDLLLEPARKAFNHHLSAGANRPHLQLRGAEMGNDAGIIGAADLARTR, encoded by the coding sequence GTGGAACTGACGATCGGGGTGGATGTCGGCGGCACGAAGATCGCCGCCGGTGTCGTGGACGCCGATGGACGGATTCTCGAGCGACTGCGGGTGCCGACCCCGGAGACCGTCGACGAGATCGACGCCAGCATCGCCGAGGCCGTCGAGCAGCTGCGCGCCAGCGAGAGCGGCGGGTCCGTGGCCGCCGTCGGCGTCGCCGCGGCCGGCTTCGTGAACGAGCACCGCACCACCGTGCGCTTCGCGCCGAACATCGCCTGGCGTGAGCACGAGCTCGCCGACGCGGTGGGCAAGCGGGTTCAGCTGCCGGTGATCGTGGAGAACGACGCCAACGCGGCGGCCTGGGCCGAGTTCCGGTTCGGCGCCGGCCGGGATGCCACCGACGTGGTCACCGTCACCGTCGGCACCGGCGTCGGCGGCGGCATCGTGCTGGACGGCAAGCTGATCCGCGGCGCCTTCGGGATGGCCGCCGAGATCGGCCACATGCGGGTCGTGCCGAACGGCCGCGCCTGCGGCTGCGGGCAGACCGGCTGCTGGGAGCAGTACGCGTCCGGCCGGGCCCTGGCCCGCTCCGCGTTCGAGCTGGCGATCCGTGACCCGAAGGCCGCGGCCCCGCTGATCGAGGCGGCCGGCGGCAAGATCGACGGGCTGGTCGGCAGCATGATCACCGAGGTCGCGCTCGCCGGTGACCCGGCCGCGATCGGCCTGTTCGCCGAGCTCGGCCGCTGGCTGGGCGAGGGTGTGGCCGCCCTCGCCAACGTGCTCGACCCGGCGGTCGTGGTGATCGGCGGCGGTGTGGCCGAGGTCGGCGACCTGCTGCTGGAGCCGGCCCGCAAGGCCTTCAATCACCACCTCTCGGCCGGTGCCAACCGCCCGCACCTGCAACTGCGCGGCGCCGAGATGGGCAACGACGCGGGCATCATCGGGGCCGCCGACCTGGCGCGCACCCGCTGA
- a CDS encoding endonuclease/exonuclease/phosphatase family protein, with amino-acid sequence MTEPGPRIRVLTWNVRHLQGDPLAVHRVVRAADPDVFCLQEGPRVPGSHRQFTRLARDCGLHLLEGGRAAGSNALMVSGRMRAQDVAAFTFPLGHWRDNRRGAVLATVQPLIGGPALRIASVHLPTDQATRLGHVRSLSRQLRDFGLPPVLAGDLNEPPGGESWQALEPLVSDPAPDAPVTYPTSSPRRRIDAVLTGRGIEVLEYGVWQAAERDLRLASDHLPVVAELRVGSGVS; translated from the coding sequence GTGACCGAGCCGGGACCCCGGATCCGTGTGCTGACCTGGAACGTGCGGCATCTCCAGGGCGATCCGCTGGCCGTGCACCGGGTGGTGCGGGCCGCGGACCCCGACGTGTTCTGCCTCCAGGAAGGCCCCCGGGTGCCCGGCTCGCACCGTCAGTTCACCCGCCTGGCCCGGGACTGCGGCCTGCACCTGCTGGAGGGCGGCCGGGCGGCCGGTAGCAACGCGCTGATGGTCTCCGGCCGCATGCGCGCCCAGGACGTGGCCGCGTTCACCTTCCCGCTGGGGCACTGGCGCGACAACCGCCGCGGCGCGGTGCTGGCCACCGTGCAGCCGCTGATCGGCGGCCCGGCGCTGCGCATCGCCTCGGTGCACCTGCCCACCGACCAGGCCACCCGGCTCGGGCACGTGCGCTCGCTGTCGCGTCAGCTGCGCGACTTCGGTTTGCCCCCGGTGCTGGCAGGCGATCTGAACGAGCCGCCCGGCGGGGAGTCCTGGCAGGCCCTGGAACCGCTGGTGTCGGACCCGGCGCCGGACGCGCCGGTCACCTACCCGACGTCCTCGCCCCGGCGCCGGATCGACGCGGTCCTGACCGGGCGCGGCATCGAGGTGCTGGAGTACGGCGTGTGGCAGGCGGCCGAGCGGGACCTGCGGCTGGCCAGCGACCACCTGCCGGTGGTGGCCGAGCTTCGGGTCGGCTCAGGGGTCAGCTAA
- a CDS encoding ROK family glucokinase has product MPPSAKDASRGLAIGVDIGGTKVAAGVVDASGAVIARARRATPSRHADARVVEATIADVVEELRQDRDIVGVGIGAAGFVDAERARVLFAPHLAWRNEPLRDGVAAAVGLPVIVENDANAAAWAESRFGAGRAESRLVMVTLGTGIGGGIVTDGVIQRGRYGMAGEFGHMVVVPDGRRCECGNRGCLEQYASGNVLGREAREMAAAGSPVTVPLVQRVKGDHSALVGPLITEAAMDGDPAAVELFHEVGRWLGIGLANLAAALDPGLFVIGGGVSDAGDLLLAPARESFRRTLTGRGFRPFASIVKAALGPEAGLVGAADLARRETQTG; this is encoded by the coding sequence ATGCCGCCCTCGGCCAAGGACGCGTCGCGTGGTCTGGCGATCGGCGTCGACATCGGCGGTACCAAGGTGGCGGCCGGGGTGGTGGACGCCAGCGGGGCGGTGATCGCCCGGGCCCGCCGCGCCACCCCGTCACGGCACGCGGACGCCCGCGTGGTCGAGGCGACCATCGCCGACGTGGTGGAGGAGCTGCGGCAGGACCGCGACATCGTCGGGGTCGGTATCGGCGCGGCCGGTTTCGTCGACGCCGAGCGCGCCCGGGTGCTCTTCGCGCCGCACCTGGCGTGGCGCAACGAGCCGTTGCGCGACGGTGTGGCGGCGGCCGTCGGGCTGCCCGTCATCGTCGAGAACGACGCCAACGCGGCGGCCTGGGCGGAGTCCCGGTTCGGCGCCGGCCGGGCCGAGTCCCGGCTGGTGATGGTCACGCTCGGCACCGGGATCGGCGGCGGCATCGTCACCGACGGTGTGATCCAGCGCGGCCGGTACGGGATGGCCGGTGAGTTCGGGCACATGGTGGTCGTGCCGGACGGACGGCGCTGCGAGTGCGGTAACCGGGGTTGCCTGGAGCAGTACGCGTCGGGCAACGTGCTCGGCCGGGAGGCACGGGAGATGGCGGCGGCCGGTTCACCGGTCACCGTGCCGCTCGTGCAGCGGGTCAAGGGCGACCACTCGGCGCTGGTCGGGCCGCTGATCACCGAGGCGGCCATGGACGGCGACCCGGCCGCGGTGGAACTGTTCCACGAGGTCGGGCGCTGGCTCGGGATCGGCCTGGCCAACCTGGCCGCCGCGCTCGACCCCGGGCTCTTCGTGATCGGCGGCGGGGTATCGGACGCGGGCGACCTGCTGCTGGCACCGGCGCGCGAGTCGTTCCGGCGCACCCTGACCGGCCGGGGCTTCCGGCCGTTCGCCTCGATCGTGAAGGCCGCCCTCGGGCCGGAGGCGGGACTGGTCGGCGCGGCCGACCTGGCCCGCCGGGAAACACAGACGGGATGA